A genomic stretch from Pristiophorus japonicus isolate sPriJap1 chromosome 6, sPriJap1.hap1, whole genome shotgun sequence includes:
- the cnpy3 gene encoding protein canopy homolog 3: MLTVARLISVLLLFSGPVWSDDDSEWVKLPNRCEVCKYLAVELKLAFDETGKTNEVIDTKYGFLEGKGSKIKYRHSDIRLIEVTENICNRLLEYNLHKERTGSNRFAKGMSETFQTLHGLVHKGVKVVMDIPYELWNETSAEVSDMKKQCDVMVERYEDVIEDWYKNHQEEDLTMFLCERHVLKAHETDCLSEHWIGQKGDPATIDEEKKKKKKKKKNKDKEGKEGNRKKEKKGKKKKKQEDSDREGEKSLTGDEQTQQKSPTSHRPDEL, from the exons ATGCTGACCGTGGCCAGGCTCATCTCAGTCCTCCTCTTGTTTTCTGGGCCAGTCTGGAGCGACGATGATTCCGAATGGGTGAAACTCCCCAATAGATGCGAAG TTTGCAAGTACCTTGCTGTGGAATTAAAATTGGCTTTTGATGAAACAGGAAAAACCAATGAGGTGATTGATACCAAATACGGCTTTCTGGAAGGAAAAGGGTCGAAAATAAAATACAGGCACTC TGACATTCGGTTGATTGAAGTAACTGAAAACATTTGTAATCGGCTGCTGGAATATAATCTACACAAGGAGCGAACGGGGAGTAATCGCTTTGCAAAG GGAATGAGTGAAACGTTCCAGACTCTCCATGGCCTTGTTCATAAAGGTGTTAAAGTGGTTATGGACATCCCCTACGAGCTGTGGAATGAGACATCAGCTGAGGTCTCCGACATGAAGAAGCAG TGTGATGTGATGGTGGAAAGGTACGAGGATGTTATTGAGGACTGGTATAAAAATCATCAGGAGGAAGACCTCACCATGTTCCTCTGTGAACGGCATGTGCTGAAGGCCCACGAGACAG ATTGTCTGAGTGAACATTGGATTGGGCAGAAGGGGGACCCTGCAACAATCGATgaggagaagaagaaaaagaaaaaaaagaagaaaaataagGATAAAGAGGGTAAGGAAGGgaatagaaagaaagagaaaaaaggaaagaagaaaaagaaacaAGAGGACAGTGACCGAGAAGGGGAAAAAAGCTTAACAGGTGATGAGCAAACCCAACAGAAATCACCGACTTCCCATAGACCTGATGAACTGTGA